A window of the Thermodesulforhabdus norvegica genome harbors these coding sequences:
- the queC gene encoding 7-cyano-7-deazaguanine synthase QueC has translation MNRSRAVVLLSGGIDSTTTLAVAKHQGYELYALTFRYGQRHEKEIQSARRLARVFGVKKHLILEIPLHLIGASALTDDIPVPKDVPQDKIGRNVPITYVPGRNTIFLACAVAWGETVGAYDIFIGANALDYSGYPDCRPEFIEAFEKVANLGTRAGSEEGQRFRIHAPLISLSKKEIILKGISLGVDYALTHSCYDPDPQGRACGRCESCILRRKGFKEAGIPDPTIYAEEQQK, from the coding sequence ATGAACCGTTCCAGAGCAGTTGTGCTTCTTTCCGGGGGAATTGACTCAACGACAACCCTTGCCGTTGCAAAGCATCAGGGATACGAGCTTTACGCTCTTACCTTTCGCTACGGACAGCGTCATGAAAAAGAGATCCAATCGGCCCGGAGATTGGCCCGTGTTTTTGGCGTAAAAAAACACCTCATTCTGGAAATACCACTTCACCTTATCGGAGCTTCTGCTCTTACCGATGATATCCCCGTCCCTAAGGACGTTCCTCAAGACAAAATCGGGAGAAATGTGCCGATTACATATGTTCCCGGCCGCAACACCATCTTTCTGGCCTGTGCCGTTGCCTGGGGCGAGACGGTGGGAGCATACGACATTTTTATCGGGGCAAATGCTCTGGACTACTCCGGCTATCCCGACTGCCGACCCGAGTTCATAGAAGCCTTTGAAAAGGTGGCGAACCTGGGAACAAGGGCCGGATCAGAAGAGGGACAAAGGTTCAGGATACACGCACCCCTGATTTCCTTAAGCAAAAAGGAGATCATCCTCAAGGGCATCTCTCTGGGTGTCGATTACGCCCTTACACATTCCTGCTATGATCCGGACCCTCAGGGAAGAGCCTGTGGCAGATGCGAAAGCTGTATATTGCGACGCAAAGGATTCAAGGAAGCCGGGATACCGGATCCAACGATTTATGCGGAGGAACAACAAAAATGA
- a CDS encoding 7-carboxy-7-deazaguanine synthase QueE, with product MGEPGIFVSEMFISIQGESSFAGWPCVFIRTAGCNLKCTYCDTLYARNGGRKVTLRNCLRFVEDSGLKLVEITGGEPLLQEELPRLVKMLIDREYTVLIETNGSLDISPIPEKAIRIMDIKCPSSGMMHKNDYENLKRLHPADEVKFVIGNFEDYLFASQWARRVLEESPVRVIHFSPVFGLLEPSTLAEWILKDKIPVRLNLQLHKYIWSPDAKGV from the coding sequence ATGGGAGAGCCGGGGATTTTCGTCTCCGAGATGTTCATCAGCATACAGGGAGAATCATCCTTTGCCGGATGGCCTTGTGTTTTTATCAGAACGGCAGGATGTAACCTGAAGTGCACCTATTGCGACACCCTCTATGCCCGCAACGGCGGTCGTAAAGTGACGCTTCGTAACTGCCTTCGTTTCGTGGAAGATTCGGGCCTGAAGCTGGTCGAAATAACGGGAGGAGAACCCCTATTGCAGGAGGAGCTCCCCCGCCTGGTAAAAATGTTGATCGATCGGGAATACACCGTCCTCATCGAAACCAACGGATCTCTGGACATAAGCCCAATCCCCGAAAAGGCAATACGGATCATGGATATAAAATGCCCCTCCAGCGGAATGATGCATAAAAACGACTATGAAAACCTCAAGCGCCTCCACCCCGCAGACGAGGTCAAGTTCGTAATCGGTAATTTCGAAGATTACCTCTTTGCATCCCAATGGGCCCGTAGGGTGCTGGAAGAATCCCCTGTCAGAGTTATACACTTCTCTCCTGTTTTCGGCCTCCTTGAGCCCTCAACCCTGGCAGAGTGGATACTCAAGGATAAAATCCCGGTAAGGTTGAACCTTCAACTTCACAAATATATCTGGTCGCCTGACGCAAAAGGAGTTTAA
- the queF gene encoding preQ(1) synthase: protein MSERVKRELSQLGRSASIPENPDKAVLETFENPHPDVHYVVRLKAPEFTCLCPITGQPDFATIIVDYVPGKWILESKSFKLFLGSFRNTGIFHEDGTVYIHKRLKEALDPVYLRVIGFWNVRGGISIDVAVESGRLPENCRPLPIRQD, encoded by the coding sequence ATGAGTGAACGGGTAAAGCGAGAACTGTCTCAGCTCGGCCGATCTGCATCCATACCCGAAAACCCCGATAAGGCCGTACTTGAAACCTTTGAAAACCCTCATCCCGACGTTCACTATGTGGTTCGCCTGAAGGCACCCGAATTTACCTGCCTTTGCCCGATAACGGGCCAGCCCGATTTCGCCACAATCATTGTGGATTACGTACCCGGCAAGTGGATCCTTGAAAGCAAGTCCTTCAAGCTGTTTCTCGGAAGCTTCAGAAACACGGGAATTTTCCACGAAGACGGCACCGTTTACATTCACAAAAGGCTCAAGGAAGCCCTTGATCCCGTTTATCTCAGGGTTATCGGATTCTGGAACGTAAGGGGTGGGATATCCATTGATGTAGCCGTGGAAAGCGGAAGGCTCCCGGAGAACTGCAGACCTCTGCCAATCCGGCAGGACTAA